From one Halodesulfovibrio sp. MK-HDV genomic stretch:
- the lpxD gene encoding UDP-3-O-(3-hydroxymyristoyl)glucosamine N-acyltransferase, whose translation MLLSTIAQHLGLEFAGEDLEITGVNTLDDALETELSFLANPKYASKLSETKAGAVVCTADQVENVQRALISENPYFDFARCVAIFAKPQGEMKGVSELAFIDPTATVADGATVYPHAFIGPRATIGSGTVVFPGCYIGEDSTVGSDCLLYPNAVLMAETTLGDDCIVHAGVVLGADGFGFAPTEYGVQKIPQIGNVTIGSDVEIGANTTIDRAVLGSTSVGDATKIDNLVMLGHNVEMGSNCLIVSQVGISGSTKVGNGVVMAGQAGIAGHLNIGDGATVGPKTGVGKDIPAGVTMAGMPAMEKGIFMRHTTLSPKIPDLFKRVRQLEKEIEALKK comes from the coding sequence ATGCTGCTTTCTACAATCGCACAACATCTTGGTCTTGAGTTTGCTGGTGAAGATCTTGAAATTACAGGTGTAAACACCCTAGATGATGCCCTGGAAACAGAACTTAGTTTTTTAGCTAATCCTAAGTACGCGTCTAAGCTTTCAGAAACTAAAGCTGGTGCAGTTGTTTGTACTGCCGATCAGGTAGAGAATGTTCAGCGCGCGCTTATTAGTGAAAACCCGTATTTCGATTTTGCTCGTTGCGTTGCTATTTTTGCTAAGCCGCAAGGTGAGATGAAGGGCGTTTCTGAACTGGCTTTCATCGATCCTACTGCAACAGTTGCTGATGGTGCTACCGTTTATCCGCATGCCTTCATTGGTCCGCGTGCTACTATCGGTTCCGGCACCGTTGTTTTCCCGGGTTGTTACATCGGGGAAGATTCAACTGTTGGATCTGATTGTCTTCTGTACCCAAATGCTGTGCTCATGGCAGAAACTACTCTTGGCGATGATTGCATCGTTCATGCAGGGGTTGTGCTTGGTGCTGATGGATTTGGCTTTGCTCCAACAGAATATGGAGTGCAGAAAATTCCACAGATCGGCAATGTAACAATCGGTAGCGATGTTGAAATTGGTGCTAATACCACCATTGACCGCGCGGTGCTTGGTTCTACAAGTGTCGGCGACGCAACCAAAATTGATAATCTTGTTATGCTCGGGCATAATGTAGAAATGGGCAGTAACTGCCTTATTGTGTCACAGGTGGGTATTTCCGGTTCTACCAAAGTTGGTAACGGTGTTGTTATGGCAGGACAGGCTGGTATTGCCGGTCACCTGAACATTGGCGACGGCGCAACTGTAGGACCGAAAACTGGAGTAGGAAAAGACATTCCGGCAGGTGTAACCATGGCCGGTATGCCAGCGATGGAAAAGGGGATTTTCATGCGTCATACAACTCTTTCTCCTAAAATTCCTGACCTGTTTAAGCGAGTAAGACAGCTCGAAAAAGAAATCGAAGCGTTGAAAAAATAG
- the fabZ gene encoding 3-hydroxyacyl-ACP dehydratase FabZ, with protein MTATDKNNLDIRQILDLLPHRYPFLLVDRVLDYTPLESIDAYKNVTMNEPFFQGHFPGIPVMPGVLIMEALAQAGGLLVLKSTDMPLENKLFLFTGMEKVRFRKPVYPGDRLELKCRLIRHKLKLWKMEGKAYVDGVLAAQAEMTAAIMNKEDM; from the coding sequence ATGACCGCCACCGATAAAAATAATCTCGATATTCGTCAGATCCTTGATCTGCTTCCACATAGATATCCTTTCTTACTTGTAGACCGTGTTTTAGACTACACTCCGCTTGAGTCTATTGACGCGTATAAAAACGTGACAATGAACGAGCCTTTCTTTCAGGGACACTTCCCTGGCATTCCTGTAATGCCGGGTGTGCTCATTATGGAAGCGCTTGCTCAGGCTGGCGGACTTCTCGTGCTGAAAAGCACTGATATGCCGCTTGAAAACAAGTTGTTCCTTTTCACAGGCATGGAAAAAGTTCGTTTCCGCAAGCCTGTGTATCCTGGTGATAGACTTGAACTTAAGTGTCGTCTTATTCGTCACAAGTTGAAACTATGGAAAATGGAAGGCAAAGCATATGTTGATGGTGTGCTTGCTGCACAAGCAGAAATGACAGCCGCTATCATGAATAAGGAGGATATGTAG
- the lpxA gene encoding acyl-ACP--UDP-N-acetylglucosamine O-acyltransferase, with product MATEIHPSSFVAPSAKLGEGVVIGPCAVIEDDVIIGDGTKIDAFASVKQYTHMGKNNHVHSYAAVGGVPQDLKYHGEVSWLKLGDNNTIREFATLHRGTEDGGFNTVVGSNNLMMAYTHVAHDCTVGDNVIMSNNATLAGHVHVSDHTIIAGLSAVHQFVRIGKHAFVGGMTGIGQDLPPYMLATGNRAGVHGPNLVGLRRLKAPREVIRALKNAYKLIWHSTTPRKEALEQLEYEFGNFTEVLEFVDFVRKSERGILPSYSE from the coding sequence GTGGCTACTGAAATTCATCCTTCCTCTTTTGTTGCGCCAAGTGCGAAACTGGGAGAAGGGGTTGTTATTGGTCCTTGCGCCGTTATCGAAGATGATGTCATTATCGGGGATGGTACAAAGATCGACGCTTTTGCTTCTGTAAAGCAGTATACCCACATGGGTAAGAATAACCATGTCCACTCCTATGCGGCAGTGGGCGGTGTTCCGCAGGATCTCAAATATCACGGTGAAGTAAGCTGGTTAAAACTTGGCGATAACAACACCATTCGTGAATTTGCTACTCTGCATCGTGGTACTGAAGACGGCGGTTTCAATACCGTTGTTGGCAGTAACAACCTCATGATGGCGTACACACACGTTGCACACGATTGTACTGTCGGTGACAATGTTATCATGTCTAACAACGCAACTCTTGCGGGACATGTTCATGTTTCTGACCATACAATTATTGCAGGTCTTTCTGCTGTGCATCAGTTTGTCCGTATTGGCAAACATGCATTCGTTGGCGGTATGACTGGTATCGGGCAGGACTTACCTCCGTATATGCTTGCTACCGGTAATCGTGCAGGTGTTCATGGTCCTAACTTGGTTGGACTGCGTCGCCTCAAAGCTCCTCGTGAAGTCATTCGTGCGCTTAAAAATGCATATAAACTCATCTGGCATTCCACCACTCCTCGTAAAGAGGCTTTGGAACAGCTGGAATATGAATTTGGTAACTTTACTGAGGTTCTCGAATTCGTAGATTTTGTGCGCAAGAGCGAACGTGGTATCTTACCATCGTATAGCGAATAG
- a CDS encoding LpxI family protein produces MAALQERIGIIAGAGQFPELVAQGAREEGLSVIMCGFVGHTDPAIESEADVFEMLHLGALSKLIQFFKTNGVTRVCFAGAINKPKALDIRPDLRAAKVLFKIRSKGDDVLLRGVLDELESDGLHIVQAAELVPNLRGPAGVLTKKKLTDKQRETLAYGIPMGEQIGSMDIGQCIVVREQMVIAVECLEGTDATIKRGAELGGKGCVAIKLLKPKQDERIDLPALGLNTVQNLVDGGYSCLAFYANKTLFFDRKEAIALANKHEIAIVGVDEDIINSLK; encoded by the coding sequence ATGGCAGCATTACAAGAGCGAATTGGGATAATTGCAGGCGCAGGACAGTTTCCTGAGCTGGTAGCCCAAGGTGCCCGCGAGGAAGGTCTCTCTGTTATTATGTGTGGCTTTGTCGGTCATACAGACCCGGCAATAGAGAGCGAGGCTGATGTCTTTGAGATGCTCCATCTGGGTGCTCTTTCCAAGCTGATACAATTTTTTAAAACAAATGGTGTCACCCGCGTATGTTTCGCAGGGGCAATTAATAAGCCCAAAGCGTTGGATATTCGTCCTGATTTACGCGCAGCAAAAGTTTTGTTCAAAATTCGATCTAAAGGCGATGACGTTCTTTTGCGCGGTGTGTTGGATGAATTGGAATCTGACGGACTGCACATCGTTCAGGCTGCTGAACTTGTGCCCAATTTGCGTGGTCCTGCCGGTGTACTTACTAAGAAAAAGCTGACAGACAAGCAGCGTGAAACTCTTGCATACGGTATCCCTATGGGTGAACAGATCGGAAGCATGGACATTGGTCAATGCATTGTTGTGCGTGAGCAGATGGTCATTGCTGTAGAATGCTTAGAGGGTACAGATGCAACCATCAAGCGTGGTGCTGAGCTTGGCGGAAAGGGCTGTGTAGCAATCAAACTGTTGAAACCAAAGCAGGATGAACGCATTGATTTGCCTGCGTTAGGTTTAAATACAGTTCAGAATTTGGTGGATGGCGGGTATAGTTGCCTTGCTTTCTATGCAAATAAAACTCTATTTTTTGATAGAAAAGAGGCTATTGCACTGGCGAATAAGCATGAAATTGCCATCGTGGGTGTAGATGAGGACATTATTAATAGTCTTAAGTAA